Proteins encoded in a region of the Enterococcus gilvus ATCC BAA-350 genome:
- the mreD gene encoding rod shape-determining protein MreD, whose translation MITRTTLKYITPFLLFFLFLLDAHITRIIASLTDNVYVANAHLALLVLLILSRVIDERFLLGTSLFLGILYDLYYIGVIGIYAVIFPLLVLLFYLFKKTIQQNILTLFFTIVISVTLFELISLLLQSVFGLTGISGDFFVPRYLGPTLLFNILTFVILIFPLEKILIGPPEENLDL comes from the coding sequence ATGATTACGCGGACAACCTTAAAATATATTACGCCATTCCTCTTATTTTTCTTATTTTTACTAGACGCACATATCACGCGGATCATCGCTTCTTTGACAGACAATGTTTATGTTGCAAATGCGCATTTGGCACTGTTGGTTCTATTGATCCTGTCGCGCGTGATAGATGAACGGTTTTTGTTAGGAACGTCATTGTTTTTAGGGATCTTGTATGACCTTTATTACATAGGAGTTATCGGTATTTATGCCGTCATTTTCCCACTCTTGGTCCTACTGTTTTACCTTTTCAAAAAGACAATCCAACAAAATATTTTGACGCTCTTTTTCACTATTGTGATTAGTGTGACGCTCTTTGAATTAATTAGTTTATTGTTGCAGTCAGTCTTTGGTTTAACAGGCATCAGCGGAGACTTTTTTGTCCCCCGATACCTAGGTCCAACACTGCTTTTTAATATTCTAACGTTTGTAATTTTAATCTTCCCATTAGAGAAAATTTTGATTGGCCCGCCTGAAGAAAACCTTGATTTATAA
- a CDS encoding L,D-transpeptidase family protein, with the protein MTRNEKRNSRGRTRIGMIVVLGLLVVLVGGYAVRSTYYAQRFLPNTVVNGVKINNLTVSEANRKITRELSDSPFLIKIDDQNWKEINRKDLGWKNDYLPGLKEMQEKQNPFSWGMQLVSAADTKDVEGNTLDENKLNAVGEAVRAELTQTNTTRTATENAKVSRTNEGFEITPEKQGNTIDVDAAVTAFKEAAKDGKHTVDFDHYLAKPSITKDNADLKKTMDKMNAVAKIKANYSINGQNFQIPTSDINDWLIDDNGTMSLDQDKVTAYVKSLGEKYNTSSKPTEFNSTRRGKVSVPSGTFSWTINTPAEVEALTKQILEGKDFTRSPVVTGATTADKPLVDKTYIEVDLQNQHMWYYKDGKVALETDIVSGKPSSPTPPGVDYVWSKETNKTLRGKNDDGTDYASPVKYWMPIDWTGVGLHDSDWQPEYGGELWKTRGSHGCVNTPPDVMAKLFDMVDVGTPVLVF; encoded by the coding sequence ATGACAAGAAATGAAAAAAGAAATTCTCGTGGCCGAACACGTATCGGCATGATTGTTGTTTTAGGTTTATTGGTAGTTTTAGTTGGCGGATACGCCGTTCGCAGTACATATTACGCACAAAGATTTCTCCCTAATACGGTAGTCAATGGCGTGAAGATTAATAATTTAACAGTAAGTGAAGCCAATCGAAAAATCACTCGCGAACTTTCAGACTCTCCTTTCTTGATTAAAATTGATGATCAAAATTGGAAAGAGATCAATCGCAAAGACTTAGGCTGGAAAAATGATTATTTGCCTGGCTTAAAGGAAATGCAAGAAAAGCAAAACCCCTTTAGTTGGGGAATGCAGTTAGTTTCTGCCGCTGACACAAAAGATGTCGAGGGCAATACATTAGACGAAAATAAATTAAACGCCGTTGGCGAAGCAGTCAGAGCAGAACTTACACAAACAAACACAACACGTACTGCCACTGAAAATGCAAAAGTCTCTCGTACAAATGAAGGCTTTGAGATCACTCCCGAAAAACAAGGGAACACGATTGATGTCGATGCAGCCGTAACTGCGTTTAAAGAGGCAGCGAAAGACGGAAAACATACTGTTGATTTTGATCATTATCTTGCCAAACCATCAATTACTAAAGACAATGCTGATTTGAAAAAGACAATGGACAAAATGAATGCTGTGGCAAAAATCAAAGCAAACTACAGCATCAATGGACAAAACTTCCAGATTCCTACATCAGACATTAACGATTGGTTGATTGACGACAATGGCACAATGTCTCTAGATCAGGATAAAGTAACAGCTTACGTGAAGAGCTTAGGTGAAAAATACAATACCAGCTCAAAACCAACAGAATTTAACAGCACTCGTCGGGGTAAAGTTTCAGTTCCTTCTGGTACATTCAGTTGGACGATCAATACTCCTGCAGAAGTTGAAGCCTTAACAAAACAAATTCTGGAAGGGAAAGATTTCACTCGTTCTCCTGTCGTTACTGGTGCAACGACAGCCGACAAACCATTAGTGGATAAAACATACATTGAAGTCGATCTTCAAAACCAACATATGTGGTACTACAAGGATGGAAAAGTTGCTCTAGAAACAGATATCGTTAGTGGGAAACCAAGTTCTCCGACCCCACCAGGAGTTGACTATGTTTGGTCTAAAGAAACGAACAAGACCTTAAGAGGAAAGAACGATGACGGTACTGACTATGCAAGTCCCGTGAAATATTGGATGCCGATTGATTGGACCGGCGTAGGACTTCATGATTCTGATTGGCAGCCTGAATACGGCGGCGAATTATGGAAAACACGTGGTTCTCATGGCTGTGTAAACACTCCACCAGACGTTATGGCCAAGCTTTTCGATATGGTTGATGTCGGTACACCTGTTTTAGTATTTTAA
- the pth gene encoding aminoacyl-tRNA hydrolase encodes MKMIVGLGNPGKKYENTKHNIGFMVVDRLAEEHGATFKKNTFEAEVADYFVNGEKILLVKPLTFMNESGRAVGPLMTYFGVYLEELVVIADDLDMDLGKLRLRKKGSAGGHNGLKSIISHIGTQEFNRIKVGIGRPNGKTVVNHVLSTFSKEEAETIAVSVARAADAADDFVAGADFLQTMNRFN; translated from the coding sequence ATGAAAATGATCGTTGGCTTGGGAAATCCAGGGAAAAAATACGAAAATACGAAACACAATATTGGTTTTATGGTGGTTGACCGTCTAGCAGAAGAACATGGTGCTACGTTCAAAAAGAATACGTTTGAAGCGGAAGTAGCGGACTACTTTGTAAATGGCGAAAAAATCTTGTTGGTGAAGCCCTTAACATTCATGAATGAATCTGGTCGAGCGGTTGGCCCATTAATGACGTACTTCGGTGTTTATCTTGAAGAATTAGTAGTCATCGCAGATGATTTAGATATGGATCTTGGTAAATTGCGTTTGAGAAAAAAAGGAAGCGCCGGGGGGCACAACGGATTAAAAAGTATTATTTCCCATATTGGGACACAAGAATTTAATCGTATCAAGGTTGGTATTGGACGGCCAAACGGTAAAACAGTTGTAAACCATGTATTAAGTACATTTAGTAAAGAAGAAGCAGAGACAATCGCTGTCAGTGTCGCCCGTGCGGCAGATGCCGCAGATGACTTTGTAGCAGGGGCGGATTTTCTACAAACAATGAACCGATTTAATTAA
- a CDS encoding L-lactate dehydrogenase translates to MTATAASKTHQKVMLIGDGAVGSSYAFALVNQNIAQEIGIIDIDTNRTQGDAIDLSHALAFTSPKKIYSASYEDCHDADLVVITAGAPQKPGETRLDLVGKNLRINKSIVEQVVASGFDGIFLVAANPVDILTYSTWKFSGFPKERVIGSGTSLDTARFRQAIAELVDVDARNVHAYILGEHGDSEFPVWSHANVAGLQIYEWVKDNPEVDEEALVNLFFGVRDAAYEIIEKKGATFYGIAVALARITRAILNDESAVFPLSVYLEGQYGQSDIYIGAPAVINAKGIQNIIEIPLSDAEKDRMDASAKELKEVMDKAFADLEAEGK, encoded by the coding sequence ATGACTGCAACAGCAGCAAGTAAAACCCATCAAAAAGTAATGTTAATCGGAGACGGCGCCGTAGGTTCAAGCTATGCCTTCGCACTTGTCAATCAAAATATCGCTCAAGAAATCGGTATTATCGATATCGATACCAATCGTACGCAAGGTGACGCAATCGACTTATCACATGCATTAGCATTCACATCACCTAAAAAAATATATTCTGCTTCTTACGAAGACTGTCACGATGCTGACTTAGTTGTTATTACAGCGGGCGCACCACAAAAACCAGGTGAAACTCGTTTAGACTTAGTTGGTAAAAACTTACGCATCAACAAAAGCATCGTAGAACAAGTCGTTGCTTCTGGCTTCGACGGCATCTTCTTAGTTGCTGCCAACCCTGTAGATATCTTAACGTATTCTACATGGAAATTCTCTGGCTTCCCTAAAGAACGCGTTATTGGTTCAGGAACGTCATTGGATACAGCACGTTTCCGTCAAGCAATCGCTGAATTAGTTGACGTTGACGCACGTAACGTCCATGCTTACATTCTTGGTGAACATGGTGATTCAGAATTCCCAGTTTGGTCACACGCAAACGTAGCCGGCTTGCAAATTTACGAATGGGTAAAAGATAATCCAGAAGTAGATGAAGAAGCTTTAGTAAACTTATTCTTCGGTGTACGTGACGCTGCTTACGAAATCATTGAGAAAAAAGGAGCAACATTCTACGGTATCGCCGTTGCTTTAGCACGTATCACCCGTGCAATCTTAAATGATGAAAGTGCTGTGTTCCCTCTATCAGTTTATTTAGAAGGTCAATACGGACAAAGCGATATTTATATTGGTGCACCTGCTGTTATCAATGCAAAAGGTATCCAAAACATTATCGAAATTCCATTAAGCGATGCTGAAAAAGATCGTATGGATGCTTCTGCGAAAGAATTAAAAGAAGTTATGGACAAAGCTTTTGCTGATCTTGAAGCTGAAGGAAAATAA
- the mfd gene encoding transcription-repair coupling factor, whose product MNLIEFINQLPLIKEWQANLSKKAKRQLLIGLSGSAKALVMAATYQTSQKQTIIAVPNLYYSNQLADELRQIVDDVHLFPVDEVLSAEMAFASPEARAERVATLQALSQGEKGLYVVPIAALRKYLPSTETWKANQLHWKIGSEVDLDHLAQRLVLMGYERQTMVGKPGEFSMRGSIVDIYPLTTEYPVRVELFDVEIDSLRYFEPETQRSVENLDEAWITPTTDLVFSAEDLTQGAQKVTQLLQNRLAVTKEKEAYNFLNDYFGQLIASWEDGIPTEQAKYYTDLLYEEKVSLLDHFAEDALLFVDDYPRIMETNREMEREEAEWHTQKIEELRVFSDQTFGMNAHDLIKKAKLVTSFFSLFQKGMGNLRFEAIHNFQYRSMQQFFGQMPLLKTEVDRWQKQGQTVLFLVSDQERQEKLTQEFRDVAIQAVQTTPDKIVVGQTQIVIGNLTNGFELPQDKLVVVTEREIFQKVTKKRARRQTISNAERLKSYNELKTGDYVVHANHGIGKYIGMETIEIDGVHQDYMSILYQKDDKLFIPVTQLNLIQKYVSSEAKPPKINKLGGSEWTKTKSKVSKRIEDIADDLIELYAKREAERGYAFGPDDEYQKEFEDAFPYSETDDQLRSASEIKHDMEKARPMDRLLVGDVGFGKTEVALRAAFKAMKENKQVAFLVPTTILAQQHYDTMTERFENFPINVGMLSRFRTKKQQNETIEQLRTGQIDIVVGTHRLLSQDLKFADLGLLVIDEEQRFGVKHKERLKQLRSQVDVLTLTATPIPRTLHMSMLGVRDLSVIETPPENRYPIQTYVMETNPGAIREAIEREMARGGQAFYLYNRVETIERKVEELQMLVPDAKIGFAHGQMTEVQLENTLMDFIDGQYDILVTTTIIETGVDIPNVNTLFVENADYMGLSTLYQLRGRVGRSSRIAYAYFMYEPQKILNEVSEKRLQAIKDFTELGSGFKIAMRDLSIRGAGNLLGAQQHGFIDAVGFDMYSQMLSEAVDRKQGKNTQVERTSVEINLGIDAYIPGTYIEDERQKIEIYKRIRELESTEMLDEVEADLIDRFGDYPDEVANLLNVGQIKMDGDRALVESIQKRQQQIIFTLSKVGTKAYKVEQLFEALSVTKMKATLGVEKDQMVIKLTIAKTMDEAIWLREISKFIRALREQKYKE is encoded by the coding sequence ATGAATTTAATTGAATTTATAAATCAACTGCCGTTAATAAAAGAGTGGCAAGCGAATTTAAGCAAAAAAGCGAAGCGGCAATTGCTGATCGGTCTTTCTGGATCTGCCAAAGCTTTGGTGATGGCAGCGACGTATCAGACAAGTCAAAAGCAGACAATCATCGCAGTGCCCAATCTTTACTATAGTAATCAATTAGCAGATGAACTGCGCCAGATCGTCGACGATGTTCATTTGTTTCCTGTGGATGAAGTACTTTCGGCAGAAATGGCTTTTGCCTCCCCTGAAGCAAGAGCAGAACGCGTTGCTACGCTACAGGCGCTTTCTCAAGGTGAAAAAGGACTGTACGTTGTTCCGATCGCTGCATTGAGAAAGTATTTACCGTCAACTGAAACATGGAAAGCCAATCAACTACATTGGAAAATCGGCAGCGAAGTTGATCTAGATCACTTAGCACAACGGTTGGTATTGATGGGCTATGAGCGGCAAACAATGGTCGGAAAACCCGGTGAGTTCAGTATGCGCGGCAGTATCGTTGACATTTATCCTTTGACGACCGAATATCCTGTTCGTGTAGAGTTGTTCGATGTGGAAATAGATTCTTTACGCTATTTTGAGCCAGAGACGCAACGCTCTGTGGAGAATTTGGATGAAGCATGGATCACCCCAACTACAGATTTGGTTTTCTCTGCGGAAGATTTGACACAAGGCGCGCAGAAGGTGACTCAACTTTTACAAAATCGTTTAGCGGTCACGAAGGAAAAAGAAGCGTATAATTTCTTAAATGATTACTTTGGTCAGCTCATTGCGTCGTGGGAAGATGGAATCCCTACAGAGCAGGCCAAGTATTATACGGATTTACTATATGAAGAAAAAGTATCTCTACTCGATCACTTTGCTGAAGATGCGCTGCTATTCGTCGATGACTATCCTCGAATAATGGAAACGAACCGTGAAATGGAACGAGAAGAAGCGGAGTGGCACACGCAAAAAATCGAAGAGCTGAGAGTGTTTTCTGATCAAACATTTGGAATGAATGCCCACGACTTAATAAAGAAGGCTAAACTTGTAACAAGCTTCTTCTCCTTATTTCAAAAAGGAATGGGAAATTTGCGCTTCGAAGCAATCCATAATTTTCAGTACCGCTCGATGCAGCAATTTTTTGGGCAAATGCCATTACTGAAAACAGAAGTCGATCGTTGGCAAAAACAAGGACAAACAGTACTATTTCTTGTTTCTGACCAGGAGCGTCAAGAAAAACTCACACAAGAATTTCGAGATGTGGCTATCCAAGCAGTGCAAACAACTCCAGATAAAATAGTAGTGGGACAAACGCAAATTGTAATAGGAAATTTAACGAATGGATTCGAGCTGCCGCAAGATAAGTTAGTAGTGGTAACAGAACGGGAAATTTTCCAAAAGGTAACCAAAAAACGTGCGCGCCGCCAAACGATCTCCAACGCGGAACGCCTGAAGAGCTATAATGAATTAAAGACAGGCGACTATGTCGTTCATGCAAATCACGGAATCGGGAAATATATAGGGATGGAGACTATCGAAATAGATGGGGTCCATCAAGACTATATGTCGATTCTGTACCAAAAAGACGACAAACTGTTTATTCCAGTTACACAATTGAACCTAATCCAAAAGTACGTTTCTTCTGAAGCGAAACCGCCGAAAATCAATAAATTAGGCGGCAGCGAGTGGACTAAGACAAAGAGTAAAGTATCGAAAAGAATTGAAGATATCGCAGATGACTTGATTGAACTATATGCGAAGCGTGAAGCAGAGCGCGGGTATGCTTTTGGTCCAGATGACGAATACCAGAAGGAATTTGAAGATGCCTTTCCTTATAGTGAAACAGACGATCAGTTACGGAGCGCTTCGGAAATCAAGCACGACATGGAGAAGGCGCGCCCGATGGACCGTCTGTTGGTTGGCGATGTTGGTTTTGGGAAGACAGAGGTTGCGTTGCGCGCAGCCTTTAAAGCAATGAAAGAAAATAAACAAGTAGCATTCCTTGTTCCGACGACGATTTTGGCGCAGCAACATTACGATACGATGACCGAACGTTTTGAAAATTTCCCTATAAACGTGGGAATGTTGAGTCGTTTTCGTACAAAGAAGCAACAAAATGAAACGATTGAACAACTTCGTACAGGACAAATCGATATTGTAGTCGGTACGCATCGTCTGTTGTCACAAGATTTAAAATTTGCAGATTTGGGCTTATTAGTGATCGACGAAGAACAACGTTTTGGCGTGAAACACAAAGAGCGCTTAAAGCAACTCCGATCTCAAGTGGATGTCTTAACGTTGACCGCTACTCCGATCCCTCGGACGCTGCATATGTCGATGCTGGGCGTACGTGACCTTTCAGTCATCGAGACACCTCCGGAAAATCGCTACCCAATTCAAACTTATGTAATGGAGACGAATCCCGGAGCGATCCGTGAAGCGATCGAGCGAGAAATGGCACGTGGCGGGCAAGCCTTTTATCTGTATAACCGGGTAGAGACAATCGAACGAAAAGTAGAAGAATTACAAATGTTGGTACCAGATGCTAAAATCGGATTTGCGCACGGTCAAATGACCGAAGTACAGTTAGAGAATACATTGATGGACTTTATCGATGGACAATACGACATCTTGGTGACGACAACGATTATTGAAACGGGGGTAGACATTCCCAACGTAAATACGTTGTTTGTAGAAAACGCCGATTATATGGGGCTGTCCACATTGTATCAATTACGTGGACGTGTAGGACGAAGCAGTCGAATCGCCTATGCGTATTTCATGTATGAGCCGCAAAAAATACTGAATGAAGTCAGTGAAAAACGTCTGCAGGCAATCAAAGACTTTACTGAATTAGGCTCAGGCTTCAAAATCGCGATGCGGGACTTATCTATTCGTGGTGCAGGAAACCTTCTTGGTGCTCAGCAGCATGGCTTTATTGACGCAGTCGGCTTTGATATGTACTCACAAATGCTTTCTGAAGCAGTAGATCGGAAGCAAGGCAAAAATACTCAAGTGGAGCGTACATCAGTTGAAATCAACCTTGGAATCGACGCCTATATTCCGGGGACTTATATAGAAGATGAACGACAAAAAATCGAGATCTATAAACGGATTCGCGAACTAGAAAGCACGGAGATGCTAGATGAAGTCGAAGCAGACTTGATTGATCGCTTTGGTGATTATCCTGATGAGGTAGCCAATTTGCTGAACGTCGGTCAAATCAAAATGGATGGCGACCGGGCATTAGTTGAGAGTATACAAAAACGTCAGCAGCAGATTATCTTTACCCTAAGCAAAGTTGGGACAAAAGCGTATAAAGTCGAACAGCTTTTTGAAGCATTAAGTGTAACGAAGATGAAAGCAACTCTAGGTGTTGAAAAGGATCAAATGGTCATCAAATTAACTATTGCTAAAACCATGGATGAGGCTATTTGGTTACGAGAAATCAGCAAATTTATTCGGGCGTTAAGAGAACAAAAATACAAAGAATAG
- a CDS encoding YebC/PmpR family DNA-binding transcriptional regulator yields MSGHSKWNNIQGRKNAQDAKRGKIFQKMSREIYMAAKAGGPDPSVNPALRLVVDKAKAANMPNDNVDRAIKKATSAGEGEHYDEITYEGYGPGGVAILVHALTDNRNRTATNVRVAFSRNGGNLGETGSVNYMFDRKGYMAIEREGLSVDEDTMFENVLEAGAEDMEISPEVFEIYTAAEDFVSVRDQLESDGFVLAQAELTMIPQTTVSLDEESKEKLDRLVEKLEDDDDVSEVFTSAE; encoded by the coding sequence ATGTCAGGACATAGTAAATGGAATAACATTCAAGGGCGTAAGAATGCACAAGATGCTAAACGAGGAAAAATTTTTCAGAAGATGTCTCGAGAAATTTATATGGCAGCTAAAGCTGGGGGTCCTGATCCAAGTGTAAATCCAGCCTTACGTTTAGTAGTCGATAAAGCGAAAGCCGCAAATATGCCAAACGACAATGTCGATCGTGCGATAAAAAAGGCTACTTCGGCAGGTGAAGGGGAACATTACGATGAGATCACTTACGAAGGGTATGGTCCGGGGGGCGTTGCTATCTTAGTCCATGCGCTTACAGACAATCGCAATCGAACCGCTACTAATGTACGTGTTGCATTTTCTAGAAATGGCGGGAATTTAGGTGAGACGGGTTCTGTTAATTATATGTTTGATCGTAAAGGGTATATGGCGATTGAACGAGAGGGTTTATCAGTTGATGAGGATACCATGTTTGAAAACGTGTTGGAAGCTGGCGCGGAAGACATGGAGATCTCGCCTGAGGTTTTTGAGATTTATACTGCTGCAGAGGATTTTGTCAGTGTAAGAGATCAATTAGAGTCGGATGGGTTTGTATTGGCTCAAGCGGAATTAACAATGATTCCTCAAACGACTGTAAGTTTAGACGAAGAAAGCAAAGAAAAATTGGATCGCTTAGTTGAGAAGCTTGAAGATGATGATGATGTTTCTGAAGTATTTACATCTGCGGAGTAA
- a CDS encoding NlpC/P60 family protein codes for MKKSLLSALMVCSVTLSALAAPAAASADEFDSKIADQDAKISSLQNQQTDAQSQISALEGEVASINDKAQGLLNEQASLKQKSQELQKQIETLDKRIEKRSEAIKEQARSAQVKQSSGSNVVDVVLNAESFTDVVSRVQAMATIAKANNDLVEQQKADKAEVEQKQSENQKQLEQIAANQATLESQKGDLITKQADLNVQTTTLAADQATAEGEKASLKEKQDAAIKEQQRVQEEARKAAEAQEAAKKAETDAKAKADADAKAEADRKAQEEAAASTTTTESSTVESSTTVETSSTEQQTSTTESSSSESSSEDNFQGGGATPTDNGNSSANNNQGSTSSSTNDQTPAPTPTPAPEVPKPSTPTPPPATSGSVVAEAMKYIGTPYVWGGKTPAGFDCSGFTSYVFRQATGREIGGWTVPQESAGTRISVGEAQAGDLYFWGSPGGTYHVAIAMGGGQYIHAPQPGETVTVSSVSYYAPSFAVRM; via the coding sequence GTGAAAAAAAGTTTGTTATCAGCATTAATGGTATGTTCAGTAACATTAAGCGCATTAGCAGCTCCAGCCGCAGCTTCTGCCGATGAATTCGATAGTAAAATTGCTGATCAGGATGCTAAAATTTCAAGTTTACAGAATCAACAAACCGATGCACAGTCACAAATCAGTGCATTAGAAGGTGAAGTTGCTTCAATTAACGATAAAGCCCAAGGGTTATTAAACGAACAAGCATCATTAAAACAAAAATCACAAGAATTACAAAAGCAAATTGAAACGTTGGATAAACGTATCGAAAAACGCTCAGAAGCAATCAAAGAGCAAGCGCGAAGTGCGCAAGTAAAACAATCTTCAGGTTCAAATGTTGTGGATGTCGTATTGAACGCTGAATCATTTACCGATGTTGTTAGTCGTGTTCAAGCGATGGCAACAATCGCTAAAGCAAACAATGACTTAGTTGAACAACAAAAAGCAGACAAAGCAGAAGTTGAACAAAAACAATCTGAAAACCAAAAACAATTAGAACAAATCGCTGCAAACCAAGCTACATTGGAAAGCCAAAAAGGTGATTTGATTACGAAACAAGCAGACTTAAATGTCCAAACGACGACTCTAGCCGCTGATCAAGCAACTGCTGAAGGCGAAAAAGCCAGTCTGAAAGAAAAACAAGATGCTGCTATCAAAGAACAACAACGTGTGCAAGAAGAAGCTCGTAAAGCTGCAGAAGCACAAGAAGCTGCTAAAAAAGCTGAAACAGATGCAAAAGCAAAGGCTGATGCAGACGCGAAAGCGGAAGCAGATCGCAAAGCACAAGAAGAAGCTGCTGCAAGCACAACGACAACTGAAAGCTCAACAGTTGAGTCTTCAACTACAGTAGAAACATCATCAACAGAACAACAAACAAGCACGACAGAATCTTCTTCATCAGAATCATCTAGTGAAGATAACTTCCAAGGTGGCGGAGCAACTCCGACTGATAATGGGAATTCAAGCGCTAATAACAATCAAGGTTCAACATCGTCATCAACTAACGATCAAACTCCGGCACCTACGCCAACACCAGCGCCGGAAGTACCAAAACCATCAACACCAACACCACCGCCTGCTACAAGCGGATCAGTGGTTGCTGAAGCGATGAAATACATTGGTACACCTTACGTATGGGGTGGTAAAACACCAGCAGGATTTGACTGTTCTGGTTTTACTTCATATGTATTCCGTCAAGCAACTGGTCGTGAAATCGGCGGATGGACTGTTCCTCAAGAATCAGCTGGAACACGCATCTCAGTCGGTGAAGCACAAGCTGGAGACTTATACTTCTGGGGTAGCCCTGGTGGAACATACCACGTAGCGATCGCAATGGGCGGAGGACAATACATCCACGCACCACAACCAGGTGAAACAGTTACAGTAAGTTCTGTAAGCTATTATGCACCAAGCTTTGCGGTTCGTATGTAA
- a CDS encoding VanZ family protein, with the protein MQKQMKNGNFYLGIAILMMVILFISSSMTYQQQSQVSLIQKLLANEPLKEFFSRISFNYAGSEVSISAKGYVKFVEFFIRKGAHFMTYFILGGSLYLGLSPKLKQKSSVLSLYFAWMAATGYAATDEFHQMLTGGRTPLFQDVMLDSCGALTACVIIIIYRALRKKR; encoded by the coding sequence ATGCAGAAACAAATGAAAAATGGTAATTTTTATTTAGGTATTGCCATTTTGATGATGGTCATTTTATTTATTAGTTCGTCGATGACGTATCAACAACAAAGTCAGGTATCCTTAATTCAAAAATTATTAGCAAACGAGCCGTTGAAAGAGTTCTTTAGTCGCATTTCATTTAACTACGCGGGCAGCGAAGTAAGTATTTCTGCAAAAGGCTATGTTAAATTTGTCGAGTTTTTTATTCGCAAAGGTGCGCATTTCATGACGTATTTTATTTTAGGAGGAAGTCTATACTTAGGATTATCACCGAAATTGAAGCAAAAGTCATCGGTCTTAAGCCTGTATTTTGCTTGGATGGCTGCAACTGGGTATGCAGCTACGGATGAGTTTCATCAAATGTTAACGGGCGGACGAACGCCTTTATTCCAAGATGTGATGCTGGATTCTTGCGGTGCTTTGACGGCTTGCGTAATTATTATCATCTATCGTGCTCTTCGTAAGAAACGTTAA
- the mreC gene encoding rod shape-determining protein MreC: MRKFNPNKNIIIILIVVIVVVATVSITAANRAKDSDTNIVQSAVNDTISVVDKVITAPGRWLSSGVHSVSNLMNTYEENQKLKNEVDQYDEVKQQTKNQAQEIERLKNELELNQTLTSYEKVTANVITRSPDTWQDMLIVDKGSSDGVEGNMAVMSKKGLIGRVMEVNAHSSKIQLLTSDNKSSNHFPVKISSGKGNSFGVLNKYDVKSQQLIASEITGEEDIKEGDVVQTSGLGGNSPADLAIGTVVKVKPDSYGLNREVYIKPYAQMYDISVVTIIQRMAGATE; this comes from the coding sequence GTGAGAAAGTTTAATCCGAATAAAAATATTATTATTATATTAATTGTTGTTATCGTTGTTGTGGCGACTGTTTCGATTACTGCAGCGAATCGTGCGAAAGACAGCGACACGAATATCGTCCAATCAGCTGTGAATGATACGATCAGTGTCGTCGATAAAGTGATTACTGCACCAGGACGTTGGCTTAGCAGCGGCGTTCATTCCGTGTCGAATTTGATGAACACGTATGAAGAAAATCAAAAATTAAAAAATGAAGTTGATCAATACGATGAAGTGAAACAGCAAACAAAAAATCAAGCACAAGAAATTGAACGTTTAAAAAACGAGCTAGAATTGAACCAAACATTGACCAGCTACGAGAAGGTAACGGCAAATGTCATTACCCGTTCGCCGGATACTTGGCAGGATATGCTGATCGTAGACAAAGGGAGCAGCGATGGTGTTGAGGGAAATATGGCGGTCATGTCCAAGAAAGGACTAATTGGTCGTGTGATGGAAGTAAATGCACATTCATCTAAAATCCAGTTATTAACATCAGATAATAAAAGCAGCAATCATTTTCCAGTAAAAATAAGTTCCGGCAAGGGGAATTCTTTCGGAGTATTGAATAAATACGACGTAAAATCGCAACAATTAATCGCATCGGAAATTACTGGCGAAGAAGACATCAAAGAAGGCGATGTCGTTCAAACGTCCGGTTTAGGTGGGAACTCTCCAGCAGACCTTGCTATTGGAACAGTTGTCAAGGTCAAGCCAGATAGCTATGGGTTAAATCGCGAGGTCTATATTAAACCCTATGCGCAAATGTATGATATCTCAGTCGTAACGATTATCCAAAGAATGGCGGGAGCAACTGAATGA